Part of the Haloarcula laminariae genome is shown below.
GGGTGCGCTCGCGAGCCGTAAACTGGTCCTCCGAATCGGGGTCGCTCGCCTGGTCATTCGGGGGAGCTCCACTCGGTCAGTGACAGAAGCCGGAGCCGACGCACGCCGACGGGAAACGGTTCGCTCACGGCCACTTCTTTACTACCAGGGTCCCTGTTTTCGGTAAACTTATTATGAGTGATTAATGATGTACGTGTCAGCAAGAGGGGTGAGAGTGGACGGGTCGCTCCCCCGGCCGTGCGGGCCTCTCAGCGCAGATGATAGATCACAATGACAGACCGGATTACTGACCGCATATCACGACGAAGCGCGCTCAAATCACTGACCGTCTCGGGGGCGGTCGGTCTCGCCGGGTGTGGCGGCATGTTCTCCGACGACGACGACGAGCCCGAGTACGGTGCGATGGAGATTCCGCCCGAAGAGGCCGGCATCGAGGAGTGGGGCCAGAAGCTAAACGCGCACGCCGAGGAGGCCGGTATCGACTGGCAGCAGTTCGAGGGCGAGGGTATCGAACTCACGTTCGGCAACGCGCTCCACCCGTACGCGACCACGACCAAACAGGTCAAATCGTACTTCGAGGAGCTGACCGGTATCACGGTCAACTACGAGACCGTCTCCGAGGAGCAGTACTGGCGCACGGCGCGTCAGCGCCTCGAACAGGGCGGACGGTACGACGGCATCATGTGCGGGCTGTGGCCGGCGGGGGGCTATCACTACGGGAGCGACGGCACCCCCTGGGTCCGGGACCTCTGGCAGTTCATCGAGGACCCCTCGCTCACCGACAAGGACTGGCTCGCGATGGACGACTTCCGCGACCAGACCATCGAGCTGATGACGTTCCCGAACGGGGACGGCACCAGCGACTTCATCGGCTTCCCGAACGGCATCGAGGCCTACGGCTGTACGGCCATCCACAAGCCGACCTTCGAGAAGCTCGGCCTCCCGGAACCGACGAACTTCACCGAACTGGAGTCCTGTGCGACGAAAATCTCCGTTTCCGACCAGGAACGGGAGGGAATCGTCTCCAGGACCAGCTCCGGCACGCTGTCGGCCGCCAACTGGGGGACCATGTTCAAGACGTACGGCGCGGACTGGATCGACCGCGAGAACAAGGAGGCGGCGCTCAACTCCGAGCAGGGCATCAAGTCCCTGGAGCGGTTCGGCGGGATGCTCCACAAGTACGGGCCCGAGAACCCCGGCTCCTACGACTGGTACAAGAACAACAACGCCTACAGCGAGGGCGACGTCGGAATGATGTACTCGACGCCCCAGACCTCCGGTATCGTGGACACGCAGATAATGGAGGAGACCAAGTGGCTCCCGCCGCTGGAAGGGCCCGACGGTCAGGACCCCGTCGTCGACACCTGGGTCTGGGCGACGGCGATTACCGCGGACACGGACCACCCCGAAGCCGCGTGGCTCTTCCTCCAGTGGGCCAACTCCCGGCAGGCAAACCTCATGCTCTCGACCCGGCAGTGGCAGGGTGACCAGC
Proteins encoded:
- a CDS encoding ABC transporter substrate-binding protein; translation: MTDRITDRISRRSALKSLTVSGAVGLAGCGGMFSDDDDEPEYGAMEIPPEEAGIEEWGQKLNAHAEEAGIDWQQFEGEGIELTFGNALHPYATTTKQVKSYFEELTGITVNYETVSEEQYWRTARQRLEQGGRYDGIMCGLWPAGGYHYGSDGTPWVRDLWQFIEDPSLTDKDWLAMDDFRDQTIELMTFPNGDGTSDFIGFPNGIEAYGCTAIHKPTFEKLGLPEPTNFTELESCATKISVSDQEREGIVSRTSSGTLSAANWGTMFKTYGADWIDRENKEAALNSEQGIKSLERFGGMLHKYGPENPGSYDWYKNNNAYSEGDVGMMYSTPQTSGIVDTQIMEETKWLPPLEGPDGQDPVVDTWVWATAITADTDHPEAAWLFLQWANSRQANLMLSTRQWQGDQPRAGYARLEWVDQQVKSGNAPPVPGEGYMKAFREGMNGVPGGRPSEPDVYPPVPVDTNQNMKIMSEAASAMSNVVANGPSTAAAELDRVAPTITEHAKNIPDRYVAADRFDNK